The proteins below are encoded in one region of Pontibacter deserti:
- a CDS encoding 3-phosphoshikimate 1-carboxyvinyltransferase has protein sequence MTKSVTLSHPTGILNGSIKLPASKSEANRALIIAALADGNSTIDNLSEANDTQLLQRLLNSEAETIDAEDAGTVMRFLTAFYAVTGQQKTLVGTERMCQRPIKVLVEALRELGASIDYLGEEGYPPLKINGFKGNGNNKLKVRSDISSQYISALLMVAPVLPDGLVLELEGKISSRPYIEMTLSLMKHFGAEATFEGNTIIVPHQQYKAAAFSVESDWSAASYWYSMVALAREADITLLGLREDSFQGDRAIADIMRRLGVHTEFTEAGVRLTKKHREKRVAFDFTNCPDLAQTIVALCAALGVTLEMTGVESLRIKETDRVHALQIEVLTMGTSLNEITPGVFRMEPAILTKRQLFFRTYQDHRMAMAFAPIALLETVQIQEPDVVRKSYPRFWEDLEKVGFELSINTTEV, from the coding sequence ATGACAAAATCCGTTACCCTCAGCCACCCGACAGGAATCCTGAACGGAAGTATAAAACTGCCTGCTTCTAAAAGTGAGGCAAACCGTGCTTTGATCATAGCAGCCTTAGCCGACGGCAACTCAACTATAGATAATTTATCCGAAGCCAACGATACCCAACTGCTGCAGCGCCTGCTTAACAGCGAAGCTGAAACTATAGATGCCGAAGATGCAGGTACCGTTATGCGTTTTCTCACGGCTTTTTATGCCGTTACAGGCCAGCAGAAGACACTTGTTGGTACAGAACGCATGTGCCAGCGACCTATAAAAGTTTTGGTAGAGGCGCTACGCGAACTTGGTGCAAGTATAGATTACCTGGGAGAAGAAGGCTACCCGCCGCTGAAGATCAATGGGTTTAAGGGCAACGGAAACAATAAGTTAAAAGTACGCAGCGATATCAGCAGCCAATATATTTCTGCTTTGCTGATGGTAGCACCTGTGCTGCCGGATGGCCTGGTGCTGGAACTGGAAGGGAAGATCAGCTCAAGACCTTACATCGAAATGACGCTTTCGCTGATGAAACACTTTGGCGCAGAGGCTACATTTGAGGGCAACACTATTATAGTACCGCATCAGCAATACAAAGCAGCTGCTTTTTCGGTAGAGTCGGATTGGTCGGCAGCGAGCTACTGGTATAGTATGGTGGCGCTGGCACGGGAGGCCGATATTACTTTACTTGGCCTGAGGGAGGATTCTTTTCAGGGCGACAGGGCTATTGCCGACATAATGAGACGCCTTGGCGTGCATACTGAGTTTACCGAAGCAGGAGTACGGCTTACTAAAAAACACCGCGAAAAGAGAGTAGCTTTTGATTTTACCAACTGCCCTGACCTTGCCCAAACGATAGTTGCCTTGTGTGCCGCGCTGGGTGTAACGCTTGAAATGACCGGTGTAGAAAGCCTGCGGATCAAAGAAACAGATCGGGTACATGCCTTGCAGATAGAAGTGTTAACGATGGGGACATCATTAAATGAGATAACACCAGGAGTTTTTCGGATGGAGCCTGCTATACTTACAAAGCGCCAGCTCTTTTTCAGAACATACCAGGACCACCGTATGGCCATGGCCTTCGCGCCGATAGCTTTGCTCGAAACAGTACAGATACAGGAACCTGATGTGGTGCGAAAATCTTACCCGCGTTTCTGGGAAGATCTGGAAAAGGTAGGATTTGAACTAAGTATAAATACTACAGAAGTATAA
- the aroB gene encoding 3-dehydroquinate synthase gives MNTVHIGADALTMLAENLQNRAFSKVAVLVDENTLHHCYPLVKPYLPEHHLIQIQSGEEHKNLQTCEYIWQRMTELNLDRWSVLVNLGGGVIGDMGGFCAALFKRGLYFVQVPTTLLAQVDASVGGKTGVDFHGLKNHIGVYQEPQAVFIYPPFLQTLSPRQVKSGYAEIIKHWLIADANAFQEQRHVGLFTEDWEELIRHSVSIKSGVVEADPLEGGYRKVLNFGHTVGHAVESYLLEKPGRELLHGEAIAVGMLCEAYLSVKHELLQKEALDKIETFLVSVYEKVLLSEDDIRTIAQLALQDKKNTRSAINCTLLSSIGQAVYDQPITLQEIQESLRYYQLL, from the coding sequence ATGAACACCGTACATATTGGCGCTGATGCCCTCACCATGCTGGCTGAAAACTTGCAGAACCGTGCGTTCAGCAAAGTAGCCGTGCTGGTTGATGAGAACACGCTGCACCATTGCTACCCGCTGGTAAAACCATACTTGCCGGAGCATCACCTGATCCAGATACAGAGCGGAGAGGAGCATAAGAATCTGCAAACCTGCGAGTACATCTGGCAGCGCATGACCGAACTGAACCTGGACCGTTGGTCGGTGCTGGTAAATCTGGGCGGCGGCGTAATAGGCGATATGGGTGGTTTTTGTGCAGCCCTTTTCAAGCGTGGTTTATACTTTGTGCAGGTGCCTACAACGCTGCTTGCCCAGGTTGATGCCAGCGTAGGAGGCAAAACCGGCGTGGATTTCCATGGACTGAAGAACCATATCGGTGTTTACCAGGAGCCACAAGCAGTGTTTATTTATCCTCCGTTTTTGCAAACCCTTTCTCCCCGACAGGTAAAGTCGGGCTATGCCGAGATTATTAAACACTGGCTTATTGCCGATGCCAACGCTTTCCAGGAGCAGCGCCATGTAGGCTTATTTACAGAAGATTGGGAAGAGCTGATACGGCACTCGGTAAGTATAAAATCCGGAGTGGTGGAGGCTGACCCCTTGGAAGGCGGCTACCGCAAGGTGCTGAACTTTGGCCATACCGTAGGTCATGCGGTAGAAAGTTACCTGCTGGAGAAGCCGGGGCGTGAGCTTTTACACGGTGAGGCTATTGCTGTTGGTATGCTGTGCGAAGCATATTTATCGGTAAAGCACGAGCTGTTGCAAAAAGAGGCACTGGATAAGATTGAAACCTTTCTTGTATCGGTTTACGAGAAAGTGCTGCTCAGCGAAGACGATATCAGAACCATTGCACAACTTGCTTTACAGGATAAAAAAAATACCCGCTCGGCTATAAACTGCACGTTACTAAGCAGCATCGGGCAGGCCGTGTACGACCAACCAATTACATTACAGGAAATTCAGGAATCACTTCGCTACTACCAGTTACTATGA
- a CDS encoding ATP-dependent Clp protease ATP-binding subunit, with protein sequence MEAKFSNRVKEVISLSREEAIRLGHDYIGTEHLVLGMIREGEGTAIALLKKLGVSIDELKYALEQATRNTASQNSNITGSIPLTKQTEKVLKITYLEAKIFKSDIIGTEHLLLSILRDEDNISSQILAKFNVNYEAIRDSLDYHSNNPLASSDTDDSDDSDKLFGSSSSSRAGSASKKPGEKSRTPVLDNFGRDLTKLAEDDKLDPIVGREKEIERVAQVLSRRKKNNPILIGEPGVGKTAIAEGLALRIIQKKVSRVLFNKRVVTLDLASLVAGTKYRGQFEERMKAVMNELEKSPDVILFIDELHTIVGAGGASGSLDASNMFKPALARGEIQCIGATTLDEYRQYIEKDGALARRFQIVMVDPTTPEETVEILNNIKDKYQDHHHVNYTDKAIEACVKLSDRYMSDRFLPDKAIDVLDEAGARVHINNIVVPEDILKLEEQIENIKVEKNRVVKSQKYEEAAQLRDKEKKLIDQLDTAKKNWEEETKKKRYTVKEENVAEVIAMMTGIPVKRIAQNEGQKLLNMADELSGKVIGQEKAIKQLVKAIQRTRVGLKDPKKPIGSFVFLGPTGVGKTELAKVLATYLFDKEDSLVRIDMSEYMEKFSVSRLVGAPPGYVGYEEGGQLTEKIRRKPYSVVLLDEIEKAHPDVYNLLLQVLDDGILTDGLGRKVDFRNTIIIMTSNIGARDLQDFGAGIGFMSKTKQDNVDEIMKGTIASALKKTFSPEFLNRLDDVIVFNSLNREDMHKIIDISLGKLFKRIETLGYKIELTDKAKDYVAEKGYDPKYGARPLNRAIQKYIEDPIAEEILKAEVAQGDTLLVDHEEGKDQLTFTSKKAGKKAKSNLASDEIDDDKEPTKSTDSDKTTKE encoded by the coding sequence ATGGAAGCTAAATTCTCAAACCGAGTGAAAGAGGTTATCTCACTCAGCCGTGAGGAAGCTATCCGTCTCGGACACGATTACATCGGCACTGAACACCTGGTGCTGGGTATGATCCGGGAAGGAGAAGGTACTGCCATCGCCCTGCTGAAGAAGTTGGGTGTTTCGATAGATGAACTGAAGTATGCTTTAGAACAGGCTACACGAAATACTGCTTCGCAAAACAGCAACATTACCGGCAGCATCCCGCTTACAAAACAAACTGAGAAGGTACTCAAGATCACTTACCTGGAGGCCAAGATCTTCAAAAGTGATATCATAGGAACCGAGCACCTCCTACTGTCCATCCTGCGGGACGAGGACAATATTTCTTCACAAATCTTAGCGAAATTTAACGTGAACTACGAAGCAATAAGAGACTCCCTGGATTATCATAGCAATAACCCACTAGCGTCGTCTGACACAGACGATTCTGATGACTCAGATAAATTATTTGGCAGCTCATCATCTTCCCGTGCCGGCAGTGCCAGCAAAAAACCGGGTGAAAAATCACGTACGCCAGTACTCGATAACTTTGGCCGCGACTTAACAAAGTTAGCTGAAGACGACAAACTGGACCCGATTGTGGGCCGTGAGAAAGAGATTGAGCGTGTGGCCCAGGTACTGAGCCGTCGTAAAAAGAACAACCCTATACTTATAGGTGAGCCTGGTGTTGGTAAAACTGCCATCGCTGAAGGTCTGGCCCTGCGTATTATTCAGAAAAAAGTTAGCCGCGTGCTGTTTAACAAGCGTGTAGTTACCCTTGATCTGGCATCGCTGGTGGCTGGTACCAAGTATAGAGGTCAGTTTGAAGAGCGTATGAAAGCTGTGATGAATGAGCTGGAAAAATCTCCGGATGTGATCCTGTTCATTGACGAGCTGCATACTATAGTTGGTGCCGGTGGCGCTTCTGGTTCCCTGGATGCCTCTAACATGTTTAAGCCTGCGCTTGCCCGTGGCGAGATTCAATGCATCGGTGCTACTACCCTGGATGAGTACCGCCAGTACATCGAGAAAGATGGTGCGCTTGCCCGTCGTTTCCAGATCGTGATGGTAGACCCAACTACGCCTGAAGAAACTGTTGAGATATTGAATAATATCAAGGACAAGTACCAGGATCACCACCACGTAAACTATACTGATAAGGCCATCGAAGCCTGCGTGAAGTTATCAGACCGTTACATGAGCGACCGCTTCCTTCCGGATAAAGCGATCGACGTGCTGGATGAGGCTGGTGCGCGCGTGCACATCAACAACATTGTAGTACCTGAGGATATCCTGAAGCTTGAAGAGCAGATTGAGAACATTAAGGTAGAGAAAAACCGTGTAGTGAAGAGCCAGAAGTATGAAGAGGCTGCGCAGCTACGCGATAAAGAGAAAAAACTTATTGACCAGTTAGATACTGCGAAAAAGAACTGGGAAGAAGAGACCAAGAAAAAGCGCTACACAGTAAAAGAGGAAAATGTGGCAGAAGTTATTGCCATGATGACAGGTATACCTGTGAAGCGTATTGCGCAGAACGAAGGCCAGAAGCTATTGAATATGGCCGATGAACTAAGCGGTAAAGTAATTGGTCAGGAAAAAGCCATTAAGCAATTAGTTAAAGCGATTCAGCGTACCCGCGTAGGTCTGAAAGATCCGAAGAAGCCGATTGGTTCGTTCGTATTCTTAGGTCCGACAGGTGTTGGTAAAACTGAGCTTGCTAAAGTATTGGCTACTTACCTGTTTGATAAAGAAGACTCTTTGGTAAGAATAGACATGAGTGAGTACATGGAGAAATTCAGTGTATCTCGCTTAGTGGGAGCGCCTCCGGGCTACGTTGGTTACGAAGAAGGTGGCCAGTTAACTGAGAAGATCCGCCGTAAGCCATACTCTGTAGTATTGCTGGATGAGATTGAGAAAGCGCACCCGGATGTTTACAACCTGTTGCTGCAGGTGCTGGATGATGGTATACTTACAGATGGACTTGGCCGCAAGGTGGACTTCCGTAACACGATCATCATCATGACATCTAACATCGGTGCCCGTGACCTACAGGACTTTGGAGCTGGTATCGGTTTCATGTCTAAAACCAAGCAGGACAACGTGGATGAGATCATGAAAGGAACTATAGCCAGTGCGCTGAAGAAAACCTTCTCGCCTGAGTTCCTGAACCGTCTGGATGATGTGATCGTGTTCAACTCGCTTAACCGTGAGGATATGCACAAGATCATCGATATCTCGCTTGGCAAACTGTTCAAGCGCATCGAAACACTTGGATATAAGATCGAGCTTACCGATAAAGCGAAGGATTATGTTGCTGAGAAAGGATATGATCCGAAGTATGGTGCCCGTCCGTTGAACCGTGCTATTCAGAAATACATCGAAGATCCGATTGCGGAAGAGATACTGAAAGCAGAAGTAGCACAAGGCGACACCTTATTGGTAGACCACGAAGAAGGCAAAGACCAACTTACTTTTACATCGAAGAAGGCAGGCAAAAAAGCTAAAAGCAACTTAGCCTCCGATGAGATAGATGATGATAAGGAGCCGACCAAGTCTACAGATAGCGATAAGACCACAAAAGAATAA
- a CDS encoding acyl-CoA carboxylase subunit beta has translation MAGEIREAQLATLERKNAEALLGGGQDRIDAQHKKGKLTARERIHLLLDEGSFEEIGKFVMHRSKDFGLDKQYYLGDGVVTGYGTVHGRLVYVFSQDFTVLGGSLSETHAEKIVKIMELAMKNGAPVIGLNDSGGARIQEGVVSLGGYADIFYRNTLASGVIPQISAIMGPCAGGAVYSPAITDFIMMVEDTSYMFVTGPNVVKTVTHENVTSEELGGASTHSTKSGVTHFSCANEVECINYIKKLLSYIPQNCEELPPALPYETQADETRSVLDTIVPENPNQPYDIREVIEGIIDADSFFEVHKNFGENIVVGFARLGGRSIGIVGNQPAVLAGVLDINASTKAARFVRFCDCFNVPLLVLEDVPGFLPGTDQEWRGIITNGAKLLYAFCEATVPRITVITRKAYGGAYDVMNSKHIGADMNYAWPTAEIAVMGAQGAAEIIFKREIAEAEDPAAKLAEKVQEYKDKFATPYRAAHRGFIDEVILPSETRAKLIKAFKMLENKAVTLPRKKHGNIPL, from the coding sequence ATGGCTGGAGAAATCAGAGAAGCCCAACTGGCAACACTAGAGCGTAAAAACGCTGAAGCATTGCTTGGGGGCGGACAAGACCGAATAGATGCACAACATAAAAAAGGAAAGCTAACAGCGCGTGAGCGCATTCACTTACTACTCGACGAAGGCTCTTTTGAAGAGATCGGCAAGTTTGTAATGCACCGCTCCAAAGACTTCGGCCTGGACAAGCAGTATTATTTAGGTGATGGCGTGGTTACCGGTTATGGTACAGTGCATGGTCGTCTGGTTTATGTTTTCTCTCAGGATTTTACCGTACTTGGCGGTTCGCTTTCTGAAACGCATGCCGAAAAGATTGTGAAGATAATGGAGTTGGCTATGAAGAATGGCGCGCCGGTTATAGGTCTGAATGACTCTGGTGGTGCGCGTATTCAGGAAGGTGTGGTATCGTTGGGTGGTTATGCGGACATCTTCTACCGCAATACACTGGCTTCCGGGGTTATTCCACAGATTTCAGCTATCATGGGTCCATGTGCGGGTGGTGCGGTTTACTCGCCTGCCATTACCGACTTTATCATGATGGTGGAAGACACGTCATATATGTTCGTGACCGGACCAAACGTAGTAAAAACAGTAACGCACGAGAATGTAACTTCAGAAGAACTGGGCGGTGCTAGCACACACAGCACCAAAAGTGGCGTAACGCACTTCTCCTGTGCCAACGAAGTAGAGTGTATCAACTACATCAAAAAACTATTAAGCTATATACCGCAGAACTGCGAAGAGTTACCTCCAGCCCTGCCTTATGAAACGCAGGCCGATGAAACCCGCTCTGTACTGGACACTATAGTTCCTGAAAACCCGAACCAGCCATACGACATCCGTGAAGTAATTGAAGGCATTATTGATGCGGATTCTTTCTTCGAGGTACACAAGAATTTTGGTGAAAACATTGTAGTAGGTTTTGCCCGTTTAGGTGGCAGAAGTATAGGTATAGTTGGTAACCAGCCTGCTGTATTGGCGGGGGTACTGGATATTAACGCCAGTACAAAAGCTGCCCGTTTCGTTCGATTCTGCGACTGCTTTAATGTTCCGCTTTTGGTGCTGGAAGATGTTCCGGGCTTCCTGCCGGGTACTGATCAGGAGTGGCGCGGCATTATTACAAACGGCGCAAAATTGCTTTATGCTTTCTGCGAAGCTACTGTTCCGCGCATTACGGTTATTACCCGCAAAGCTTATGGTGGCGCTTACGACGTAATGAACTCCAAGCATATTGGTGCCGATATGAACTATGCCTGGCCAACTGCTGAGATTGCCGTAATGGGTGCACAAGGGGCTGCCGAAATTATCTTTAAGCGTGAAATTGCCGAAGCCGAAGACCCTGCTGCCAAGCTTGCCGAAAAAGTACAGGAGTATAAAGATAAGTTTGCAACACCTTATCGCGCAGCGCACCGTGGCTTTATAGATGAAGTTATACTTCCATCTGAAACCAGAGCTAAATTGATTAAAGCCTTTAAGATGCTGGAAAACAAAGCTGTAACTTTACCACGCAAAAAGCACGGCAATATTCCGCTTTAA
- a CDS encoding M42 family metallopeptidase, protein MRQESFDFLQKYLNNSSPTGFESEGQKLWLEYIKPYIDDYFVDTYGTVVGVINPEADYKVVIEAHADEISWFVNYITPEGYIYLKRNGGSDALIAPSKRVNIYTSKGIVKAVFGWPAIHVRKVEQDKAPTIETVFLDCGAANREEVEKMGIHVGCVATFEDEFTVMNDRYYVGRALDNRIGGFMIAEVARLIRERKHNLPFGLYIVNAVQEEIGLRGAEMIAHRIKPDVAIVTDVTHDTQSPMYEKKTSGDIHCGKGPVIAYGPAVQNNLRDLIINTAQEKEIPFQRSAVSRATGTDTDAFAYSNAGVASALISLPLKYMHTTVETVHKDDVENVIKMIYETILKIEDKQDFRYLK, encoded by the coding sequence ATGAGACAAGAATCTTTTGACTTCCTGCAGAAATACCTGAACAACTCCTCTCCTACCGGATTTGAGTCGGAAGGGCAGAAACTGTGGCTGGAATATATAAAACCATACATTGACGATTACTTTGTAGATACTTATGGCACTGTTGTAGGCGTTATTAACCCTGAAGCAGACTATAAAGTGGTGATTGAAGCACATGCCGATGAGATCAGTTGGTTTGTGAACTACATCACCCCGGAAGGCTATATTTACCTGAAGCGTAACGGCGGCTCTGATGCCCTGATTGCGCCATCAAAAAGAGTAAATATTTATACTTCGAAAGGTATTGTAAAAGCGGTTTTTGGCTGGCCGGCCATACATGTTCGTAAGGTAGAGCAGGACAAAGCGCCAACTATAGAAACTGTGTTTTTAGACTGCGGCGCTGCCAACCGTGAGGAAGTCGAAAAGATGGGCATCCATGTGGGTTGTGTGGCTACTTTCGAGGATGAGTTTACTGTTATGAACGACCGCTATTATGTTGGCCGTGCGCTGGATAACCGTATTGGTGGTTTTATGATAGCTGAAGTTGCCCGCCTGATACGTGAGCGCAAGCACAACCTGCCATTTGGTTTATACATTGTAAATGCTGTGCAGGAAGAAATTGGCTTGCGTGGCGCAGAAATGATCGCGCACCGCATTAAGCCGGACGTAGCTATAGTTACCGACGTTACCCACGATACCCAGTCGCCGATGTATGAGAAGAAAACCAGCGGCGATATACATTGCGGTAAAGGTCCGGTGATAGCGTATGGCCCGGCTGTGCAGAACAATCTACGTGACCTGATCATCAATACAGCCCAGGAGAAAGAAATACCATTCCAGCGTTCGGCGGTTTCACGTGCAACAGGTACTGACACGGATGCCTTTGCTTATTCTAACGCCGGTGTAGCTTCTGCCCTGATCTCACTTCCGCTGAAGTACATGCACACTACTGTAGAAACCGTGCACAAAGACGATGTGGAGAACGTAATAAAGATGATCTACGAAACTATTCTTAAAATAGAAGACAAGCAGGATTTCCGTTACCTGAAGTAA
- a CDS encoding ABC transporter substrate-binding protein, whose amino-acid sequence MGRQIELQQLPQRIISLVPSQTELLFDLGLGDRIVGVTKFCIHPKEQVKYKTIVGGTKNFKFDIIDQLQPDLIIGNKEENYKEGIEQLQEKYRVWMSDIYTLADALQMMLQVGRMTGTETQAAALEQSIRSGFQRLQPVQPPIKTAYFIWRQPYMAVGGNNFINHLLQQSGFENAFADLERYPEITPERLQQVDPQLILLSSEPYPFKEKHISEFQELCPQATIKVVDGEMFSWYGSRLAKAPAYLQQVVNEVQTQRV is encoded by the coding sequence ATGGGCCGCCAGATTGAGTTGCAGCAGTTGCCGCAGCGCATTATTTCGTTGGTGCCCTCACAAACAGAATTGCTTTTTGATTTAGGACTAGGCGACCGTATAGTTGGGGTTACCAAATTCTGCATCCACCCCAAAGAGCAGGTAAAGTATAAAACTATAGTTGGCGGCACCAAGAACTTCAAGTTTGATATAATCGACCAGCTACAGCCCGACCTGATCATAGGTAATAAAGAAGAGAACTATAAAGAAGGTATAGAGCAACTGCAGGAGAAGTATAGAGTATGGATGAGCGACATATATACTTTAGCTGACGCCTTACAAATGATGCTGCAGGTTGGCAGAATGACCGGTACAGAAACTCAAGCAGCAGCGTTAGAACAAAGTATAAGATCAGGATTTCAGCGGCTGCAGCCGGTACAGCCACCTATAAAAACAGCTTACTTTATCTGGCGCCAGCCTTACATGGCTGTTGGCGGCAACAACTTTATAAACCATTTATTGCAACAGAGTGGTTTTGAAAATGCTTTCGCTGATTTAGAACGCTACCCGGAGATCACACCTGAACGCCTGCAGCAAGTCGATCCACAGCTTATACTTCTCTCCTCAGAACCTTACCCGTTTAAAGAAAAACACATTTCAGAATTTCAGGAGCTTTGCCCGCAGGCAACTATAAAAGTAGTAGATGGCGAAATGTTTAGCTGGTACGGCAGCCGATTAGCAAAAGCTCCGGCTTACCTGCAGCAGGTTGTTAACGAAGTGCAAACTCAACGTGTATAA